The sequence CAAGCCGTAGTCTGTCATCGTCATCGGCCATGGGCAGCGGCGCCGGATGGAACTCTGGCAATGCGGCACCCGTGTCATCGGCACCGGCTAAAACAGTAGCTAATAGCGGCTTTGCCGGCACACCGGGAACAATACCGTCTAAAAAACCGTTCTGAGCGCGCTCTGGCAAAACAAGCGGCACCGGGGTAACGGCCTCCCCACCCAAAGCACCAACCTCAGGCACGACAAGCTGCAACTCTACCTTTGCCGCCACAGGCCCGGATGCATGGGCAAGGCTGCCGGAGAACAGAAAAAACGCGCCTGTGAAAATAAGTATTTTCGGAAGGAAAAACATCGGTTCCTCCGTTATGCTACGGATAAGAATGAACGAAAAACAACTTGCCTGCGGTCCCCTGTTGATTCACCCCTGCCTAAAAAGACAGGCCCCTGTGTCTTACTTTTTATATTATAACATTTTCTCTTCTGGAAATAAAATCAATTCGAACGGTTTAGTGCGGAAAAAAGCGCGGCAATATGCCCGGCACGGCACGATGCGTCTATGCCGCAGGCGGAGGAAAGAATGGAGACGCCGCCATCTGCGGCGCGCCCTGCCGCAGCGACCACGGCCCCGGAAGGCCCGGATGTAACGGTCTCTGCGCAGACATTGCCCATGACTGCCACATCCGAAAGCGCGGCCACAAGCGAAGGAACGTCGGTTGAATTGTCTACGGATACTGCGTCCATGCCTATCGCCTGAATAGACGATGCAAGTGCGGTAACATCGCCGCAAAGGTGCAGTATCGTGTTCATGCCAAAGGCCTTTATGCCGCCAACGAGCCTTCCTATGTGCCTCACTCCAAACTCTTCGAAAAACCCCGGGCCTACGGTCAGGTAAGAGGCGAAGTTCTCGGTTATGAATATCGTATCAGCCCCGGCATCCCCGAGAGAGCCTGCGTAAACAAGCGTATTGTCAACAAGGGCGTCCAGGAACGCATGCGCGTCTTCGGGAGAATTTTTAAGCGCAGTCAAGAGCCCCTTTGCGTGCGTAACCGATGTTGCAAGCGCAAATGGCCCGGCAACGTCGGCAATAAGCGGCGCTTCCTTATTACAATGCGGCTTAAGCCGCCTCATTACATCGGCTACAAGCGGCATCCTGGCGTCCTTTCCCGGGTCGAGCACGGGAATACGCGCATGGACGCTATCAAAGGGATAGTGCTCGTCCTCTACAGTGCCACGTTGCTCGCTCTCGCCGCCGTATGCCTCGGACTCAACGGTCATTATATATGGTATGGAAAGATTATCTGTCTTTGCCTTTTCCCTGAATAAAAGCGCATAGCGCACTATCTCTGAAGGGTCGGTTGAAAGGGCGTTCAATTCGAACCCTCCCTCCTTCACAAGCTCATCAAGCGGCGCGCTTATGAGCCCGCCTGCCATGAACGCAGGAAGCTTCGTCTTGAAGGTCTCTTTGAGGTAGGCTTTATAAGTTGGTTTCATGGTGTAAGGCGGTTATTCATTTTTAAAGCCAACGACAAAGTCAAATGCCTTCTTGACCGCGATGTCGCTTCCTTCGATAACGATCATCACAGCGCCCTCGCTCCCGCCAACACCGCCTGAGGCCGCGTGCACGGCCTTAAGCCCAACGTTCGGGAAAAGTATGGCGAGTGCTTCTATCTCTGTAACGATCTTTGCGCCTGTAAGCGGCATCATGCCGGCCTTGTCGCCTGTAGAATATTTTATGGTTCCCTGCCCCCACATTAAAGAAGCATCGGCAACCGATGGCACGAGTTTTTCAAGCCCAACGGGCACAATTAAATTAGCCCCCCTTGCCTTCAGTATGCCTATTGCAGCGCCTATGGTGCCGCCCGTATCGCTAGACATGAGCACGCCCGCGCTACCTTCCATATCAACGGCATTCGCGCCCTTTATATAAACATCGGTAGCCTTGAACTCCTTTATCGCGTCATTTGGATGCATGTCAACTTCGCGGCCGTCCTTTATGACTATTGGCTTTATCCTCTTCTCAAGAGGATTTGCGCCAAGCTCTCCTCCTGTTATGCGGCCTGCGGCAAACCAGAAATCATCGACCTTCCTGCCAAGAAGCAAGGAAGCAACGTGCGCGTTCGTGGTGCCGCCGATAATCACCACATACCCGTTCTTCATCGCGGCCCTGACCTCGGCCATTTCCCTTATTGCCGCCGCAATAAGGCGCTTGGACTCAACAGGCCTTAACACAACCGACGCCCTTACCGTATCTTTGGAAGCCTTGTAGAACATATATCTTTCCTTTATCCTCCTACTTCGACCCGAGCCCCATGCCTGCGGTGAGTATCTCACCTATGCCGCCAAGGGAGAAGGTGAGCATGACAGAGTCCTCTTCCGGCCTTTCCTCGTAGACAAAGGCCGCGCTCCAGCACTTGTGCTTATACTCGACGATATAATCGCGGCCAAGGGAGACGTCTCCCTTAAACGAATACCTCTCTGTAAATCCGGCGGACAGGTTGCCGTAGAGCTTGAAAAGCGCGCTGGCAGCGCCATAGCGCGCGACACCTCTCTCGAATATATAGTTAAGGGAGAGCGAGTACCCTTCATACGGCGCAAAGGACGCGGAAGACTTGAATATATCGGCGCGCTTGGTGTACGCGTCTATCTCTGTCTCAAAGAACATGGTTGCCCATCTCTCGGGCCTAAGGTGCAGCCTTCCAAGCACGTCCGAAAACGGCCTCTCTTCAATTGAGTTATTTAGCCCCTGTGCCTCTCTTATGTCATAGGACTGCCTCACTTCAAAATCGACCACATCGAGCCTTGGCCCTTTGTCAGAGAGCCTTGCCGAGAGAATTGTCCTGAACGCATAGGTAACGAGGCTTCTCGCCTCGACCCTGTCGACAGCATCGAAGTAAGGTAGATCGCCCTGCGGCTCGTCGGGTATATAGGAGTACTTTATCGAGGGCCGCATCATATGCCCGAGCCTTCGGAAGCGCCCCTCACCCAACTCAAATGTACGGTAAAGCGTTGACTCTAACTTTGCCCCTGTTTCGTAGATAAGGCGCTCGTCTGTATTACTGCCTGCTGCCGCCGATTCGCTCTTATACGCCGTATAACGCGGCGCGTAGAACGGAGTAAACTCTATGGGGCCCGCGTAAACAGGGAGCGTAAACTCAGGGCGCACATCTCCTCTAACGCCCTCCACCCCGGCGCGCCTGTCGAAACGCGCTGCTTGGGCATCCATGCTCATAAAAAACGGCGTGAACCATACTCTGTGCGGCTGCATCGTGAACATGGCCTCCGGGAATTTACTGGCCACACCCGAGTCGTTTTGCACATACAGGTTATCAAAACGCCTTCCCTGTATAACAAGCGCGCTCCTGTCCCATGCCTTTGTAACGGAAATAACGCTCTCAACGCTTTCGAGGCTTTTCTCGTTAAAGTTCCTGCCAAAGTCCAGAAAATACTCGTCATCACTGACGATATCGAGCTTGGCCTTGAAGCTCAAGCCGTTTGCCCCGTATAGCGTGTGGTCAAAGTAAAAACGCTGCCTGTCGTTGTCAGCCGACAGCGGGTGCAGATAATTTAACTGGTCTGCCCTGTATTTATGGATGCGCTCTATGTCGCTTTCCCTGTAATTATAGTAACGCATGTTGCCAAAGCTGTTTGCGGTATTAAAGTACCTGTACTCAAGCCCCGTGCCGAGGCCGCGCTTACTGTCAATATCAAGGTAGAAGGTGGCGTCCCTGCTGTCCGATATATTCCAGAATAAAGAGTTGTCCACGCCCGCGCCGCCAAGCTTCGAGTAGGAGAACCTCGGCGCAAGAAGCCCGCTTTGCCTTTCGCGGTTAACCGGAATGCTGACATACGGCAGATAGAAAACCGGCACGCT comes from Deltaproteobacteria bacterium and encodes:
- the lptD gene encoding LPS assembly protein LptD produces the protein MTRRNCIGIAACIAVFFAAFIAVSPSFCAEPAKAEPAYTKFFKSDLPIEISGDNVNYDKATDTYRAEGSVVIEQEGIRLTADKVNVDMKNGLASASGHVKIVYKDESFVEAESLDIVMKDETAVFVSARVYYKEDNIYISADELKKTGPESYSAKGASFTTCDCAEGETPPWSFYTTGASVTVGRTFKARGAFFRIKSVPVFYLPYVSIPVNRERQSGLLAPRFSYSKLGGAGVDNSLFWNISDSRDATFYLDIDSKRGLGTGLEYRYFNTANSFGNMRYYNYRESDIERIHKYRADQLNYLHPLSADNDRQRFYFDHTLYGANGLSFKAKLDIVSDDEYFLDFGRNFNEKSLESVESVISVTKAWDRSALVIQGRRFDNLYVQNDSGVASKFPEAMFTMQPHRVWFTPFFMSMDAQAARFDRRAGVEGVRGDVRPEFTLPVYAGPIEFTPFYAPRYTAYKSESAAAGSNTDERLIYETGAKLESTLYRTFELGEGRFRRLGHMMRPSIKYSYIPDEPQGDLPYFDAVDRVEARSLVTYAFRTILSARLSDKGPRLDVVDFEVRQSYDIREAQGLNNSIEERPFSDVLGRLHLRPERWATMFFETEIDAYTKRADIFKSSASFAPYEGYSLSLNYIFERGVARYGAASALFKLYGNLSAGFTERYSFKGDVSLGRDYIVEYKHKCWSAAFVYEERPEEDSVMLTFSLGGIGEILTAGMGLGSK